In Capsicum annuum cultivar UCD-10X-F1 unplaced genomic scaffold, UCD10Xv1.1 ctg82961, whole genome shotgun sequence, one DNA window encodes the following:
- the LOC124895565 gene encoding putative late blight resistance protein homolog R1B-16: MFYKDVSILKNGYHVIASCRFQVIIAKANVNTKDMAHASVASLMRTIESLLTSNSPMQSLTCDHREDFSALHEKISSLEVVVKNFEKNNVSGEMTDLEVEIKEVANIVEQTIQLRVTEIVLANDEKTHETLSDTLQLVADDIDCIRNESTKIQDKGKQVSEGSLVQDFSSLTNNILNVNNNMVGRDDQKERLLEDLTRSYSGEPKVIPIVGMGGIGKTTLAKEVYNSESVLRRFDVHAWATVSQQHNRKEVLLGLLRSTINMDDTVTTRGEADLADMLQKCLKRKRYLIVLDDIWSCEVWDGVRRCFPTEDNEGSRILLTTRINEVACYAGTTNLSLQMGFMDQNESWNLFKSVAFANEALPYEFETIGKQIADECHGLPLTIVVVAGLLKSKRAMEDWKSVAKDVKSLVANDPDEQCSRVLGLSYNHLTSDLKACLLHFGIFLEDSEIPVKNLMRSWMAEGFLKLENDLEGEAEKCLQELVNRCLVLVCKKSLDGTKIRSCKVHDLIYDLCLREIQRGNVFIMNDIVLDSMHNMQPFKRVTGDEIYFGFYRVLLTPVHRQLRDHDNNDLLKRTRSLFSFHLKYSFSSPVLKSELIHFKLLKVLELTHIEIDNFPLQILSLIWLRYLALQFRKNLDILPEICRLWNLQTFIVTGTTGRSDLITFPEEIWGLMQLRHLKVRSFYLPNPPTISVDKGSHTGFSIIQTTSYLSSCCCTKEVILGIRNAKKLGFSGNNLSDSGLHNNLVYLQQLETLSFIRCSCILLPVTSAKAFPATLKKLKLESTYLGWSYMDIIAELPNLEVLKIIDDACDGEEWHPNVKVFTRLKYLLIEDNRIKYWKATNDNFPVLERLVLKECSYLKELPIEFAEIHTLQLIELTSCLPELGEFAARIQREQEDLGNNPVDVFISDPLRGRDSVPEEY, encoded by the exons ATGTTCTACAAAGATGTTTCCATACTAAAGAATGGGTATCACGTCATCGCATCTTGCAGATTTCAGGTCATAATCGCAAAGGCAAACGTGAATACAAAAGATATGGCTCATGCAAGTGTGGCGTCTCTTATGAGAACAATAGAATCACTCTTGACATCCAATTCACCAATGCAATCTCTAACCTGTGATCACAGAGAAGATTTTTCTGCTCTTCATGAAAAGATTAGTTCCCTGGAAGTAGTTGTCAAGAACTTTGAGAAAAACAATGTTTCGGGGGAAATGACAGATTTGGAAGTAGAGATAAAAGAAGTTGCAAATATTGTTGAACAAACAATTCAACTAAGAGTAACTGAGATTGTATTGGCAAATGATGAAAAGACACATGAGACGCTTTCCGATACCCTGCAACTAGTAGCAGATGACATAGATTGTATCAGGAACGAGTCGACAAAGATTCAAGATAAAGGCAAACAAGTATCAGAGGGATCATTGGTTCAAGATTTTTCAAGTTTAACAAACAATATTCTCAATGTTAACAATAATATGGTTGGACGTGATGATCAAAAGGAACGCTTGTTAGAAGATCTGACTAGAAGCTACTCTGGTGAACCCAAAGTCATCCCTATTGTCGGGATGGGAGGCATAGGTAAAACAACCTTAGCGAAAGAAGTTTACAACAGTGAATCAGTTCTACGCCGTTTTGATGTTCATGCCTGGGCTACTGTATCTCAACAGCACAACAGAAAGGAAGTTTTGCTGGGCCTTCTGCGATCGACGATCAATATGGATGACACGGTTACGACGAGAGGTGAAGCAGATCTTGCAGACATGCTGCAGAAATGTTTAAAGAGAAAGAGGTACTTGATTGTCTTGGATGATATCTGGAGTTGTGAAGTGTGGGATGGCGTGAGACGATGCTTTCCAACTGAAGACAATGAAGGAAGTCGAATACTGTTGACTACACGAATCAATGAAGTAGCTTGTTATGCTGGCACAACGAATCTTTCTTTGCAGATGGGCTTCATGGATCAAAATGAGAGTTGGAACCTTTTTAAAAGTGTCGCATTTGCAAATGAAGCATTACCATATGAGTTTGAGACTATTGGGAAGCAAATAGCAGATGAATGTCATGGGTTACCACTAACTATTGTCGTGGTTGCTGGACTTCTGAAATCTAAAAGGGCAATGGAAGATTGGAAAAGTGTTGCGAAAGATGTTAAGTCACTTGTCGCAAATGATCCTGATGAACAATGTTCACGTGTACTTGGGTTGAGTTACAACCACTTGACTAGCGATCTAAAAGCATGTCTTCTGCATTTTGGGATTTTTCTAGAAGACAGTGAGATACCAGTGAAGAATTTAATGAGATCATGGATGGCCGAGGGGTTCCTGAAGTTGGAAAATGATTTGGAAGGAGAGGCCGAGAAGTGTTTGCAAGAGCTTGTTAATAGATGTCTAGTCCTCGTCTGCAAGAAAAGTCTAGATGGAACAAAAATTAGATCATGTAAGGTTCATGATCTAATATATGACCTGTGCTTGAGAGAAATTCAAAGGGGAAATGTTTTTATCATGAACGACATTGTGCTTGACAGTATGCATAACATGCAGCCCTTTAAGCGCGTGACTGGTGAtgaaatttattttggtttttataGGGTTCTTCTTACCCCTGTACATCGTCAGTTGAGAGATCATGACAACAACGATCTTTTGAAACGAACCcgttctcttttctcttttcatcttAAGTATTCATTTTCTTCTCCTGTTCTTAAATCAGAGCTTATTCATTTCAAATTACTCAAAGTCTTGGAGTTGACACACATAGAGATTGATAATTTCCCTCTACAGATACTGAGCCTCATCTGGTTGAGGTACCTAGCATTGCAATTCCGTAAGAATTTAGACATTCTTCCAGAAATTTGCAGGTTATGGAATCTGCAGACATTCATTGTTACAGGGACTACTGGTCGATCAGATTTAATAACTTTCCCCGAAGAAATTTGGGGACTAATGCAATTAAGGCATCTCAAAGTGAGATCATTTTATCTGCCAAATCCCCCAACCATATCTGTTGACAAAGGAAGTCACACGGGTTTTTCAATCATACAAACTACTTCTTACTTATCTTCCTGTTGTTGCACAAAGGAGGTTATTTTGGGGATTCGGAATGCTAAAAAATTAGGATTCAGTGGAAACAATCTTTCGGACTCTGGGCTTCACAACAATCTTGTCTATCTGCAGCAACTTGAAACATTGAGTTTTATAAGATGTTCTTGCATCCTTTTGCCAGTGACCAGTGCAAAAGCTTTTCCAGCAACACTCAAGAAGTTGAAGTTGGAAAGTACTTATCTAGGTTGGTCGTACATGGATATCATAGCTGAGTTGCCTAACCTTGAGGTACTGAAGATCATCGATGATGCTTGTGATGGCGAAGAATGGCATCCAAATGTTAAAGTATTTACTCGATTGAAGTATTTGTTAATTGAAGATAATCGTATCAAGTACTGGAAAGCCACAAATGACAACTTTCCTGTCCTTGAGCGGCTTGTGCTTAAAGAATGCAGTTATTTGAAAGAGTTACCCATTGAGTTTGCAGAAATCCACACACTACAGCTGATTGAGCTAACAAGTTGTCTTCCCGAACTTGGGGAATTTGCTGCAAGAATTCAACGAGAACAAGAAGACCTCGGAAACAACCCCGTGGATGTTTTTATCTCCGATCCAT TGAGGGGGAGAGATTCTGTACCAGAAGAATATTAG